AAAAGTGGTGCGTGTCTCCTGATTAGGGTCACAAGGGTTCCCTATCGGCAGCACACGAGGGCGGTATGTCCAAGGGTAACTACCGATCCAGTTCGTGAAGCGCGGCTCGTGAGATGCAAAGACGATCGGTGCGGCATTGCCGTAAAACTCCGACATCAACAAGCATTTAGTCGGATTAACGACCTGTGCCAGCGGATATGCCCCCAAGAGCGAGTTGAACTGGTAACTGAACAGGATCTGAAAGCGGTAATCTGTCGCCACAGCAGCACCTTGGGACGAAGGACAGGAAAAGAGTTGGTAGTTGCGCATGTAGGGTTGAACCGCTTGTGCCCAGTAAGCCCGTCGAGCCAACACAGGAGTCTGAGGTTCAGGAGGACGGGCGTCGGGGGGTGAAGTAAAAAAGCTTGTGCGGTCGGCGCTCTGCGTAGCGGCGTCATTGCCCAAATAGGGCACGCGAAGGACGAACAGTTCGTCGTAGTCTTGCAGGTACTGATGATGGGCCATACTCAAATTGCGTTGATTGCTGACGCATTGGGTTTGCCGCGCTTTTTCGCGGGCTTGACTGAAGACAGGGAAAAGGATACCAGCCAAAACGGCAATGATGGCGATCACCACGAGCAACTCAATGAGGGTGAAACCTTAACCGTGCTCTACTGTGGAAGAGCGACAAGCAGTCCGACAACACTCCCAGCGCTTTTGCGTTAACGCCAGCATCGCTATCGCCTCCCTTGCAGCAGCATTTTTCTCGGTGTCCTTGCAGGACACCTCGTTTCGCTTTGTGAGGTGAGGCGACATAACGCCTTACAAAGGGGGTCACCCGTTAGCACCTTGCTGCGGTCCCCGGAGCAAAGTCGCTCGCTGCTGTTGCCGTTGGGCTTCTTCGGCTTTGCGGCGCTTTTCTTCCAAGACGCGGTGCAAAATGTGTCGCATCTCGCTGGGGTTGGTGGACGCCCGCAGGGCTGTCTCGGGCGTGATGAGGTCTTGGCGCACATAGTCTTCCAGCGCTTGGTTCATCGTCTGCATGCCCCAATAGCCGCCTTCCTGCTTGTCCTTTGCCATCAGGCTGTAGAGGTTACCGGTGCGCCCTTCTTCAATTTCCTTGGCAACTGTCGGCGTGACGACCATATACTCCACCGCTGGCAGCCGACCTTTTCCGTCCATGCGCGGGACGAGTTTCTGCGAGACAATGGCGAGGAGCGAGCGGGACAACCGCAGGCACACTTCGCGCCGTTCATGGGGCGGGAACATGTTGACGATGCGTTCCATCGTTTCGGATGCCGAGGGGGTGTGCACCGTGCTGAAGACCAAGTGCCCGGTTTCTGCCGCCATCAACGCGGCGTTGAAAGTTTCCACATCGCGCATCTCGCCGATCAAGATGACATCAGGGCTTTCGCGCAGGACATACTTGAGGGCTTCGGTAAACGATGCGGTGTCGTAACCGACTTCGCGCTGACTGACGATGCTCATCTTATCTTCGTAGACATACTCAATCGGGTCTTCAATGGTGACGATATGGCATTGACGGGTCTGATTGATGAGGTCCAGCATCGCCGCCAAAGTCGTGGACTTCCCTGAGCCCGTCGGTCCCGTCACAAGCACCAACCCCTGCGTCGCGTAGCCGGGGTAAGACGGATCGGTGACCAACCGTTTGAGGACAATCGGCAGGTTGAGTTCTTCCACCGTCCGAATGCGCAGGGGCAACACCCGCATGACAATGGCGAGGCTGCCCCGTTGCTGGTAAACATTGACGCGGAACCGACATACGCCGGGGAAGGTGAACCCCATGTCCAGTTCGTGGCGTTTTTCAAAGGCTGCCATTTGGTCTTCCGTGAGGATAGCGCCGGCAATTTCTTTCAAGTCGTTGACGGTCAGGGGAGGGGCGTTGAGGCGGTAAACCTTTCCGTGCACGCGCATACAGGGCGGCGTCCCTACCTTCAGAAAAATGTCGGAGGCGGACACCTCCATCGCGTAGCGGATGAGTTTTTCCAAATCTACCATACTCGTCGTCGCCTCCAGCCGCGTCGTGTGCCGCCAATATTAGCGCAAAAGAGAGGATATCGTCAATAGTCGGTGACGCCCTGCAAAGCAGGGGGAGGCGCCGATGTGTTCAAGCAGCCTGTCCCTCGGAAGGCGGCTGTCATAACGCTCCCTTCGCCATGCGCCCGATGAGCGCCGCTAAGTAACCGGCACCGAAACCGTTGTCTATGTTGACGACGGCGATGCCCGGCGCGCAAGCGTTGAGCATCGTGAGGAGCGCTGAGAGCCCGTGAAAGTTCGCCCCGTAGCCGACGCTGGTCGGGACAGCGATGACAGGCTGCCACATCAATCCTGCGACGACGCTGGGCAAAGCCCCTTCCATGCCGGCGACGACGACAAGCACTTGCGCTGTTTCCAGCACCGCCCGATGATCCAATAACCGGTGGATGCCCGCCACACCGACATCCACGACGCGGCTGACGCGACAACCCGCATATTCAGCGGTAAGCGCGGCTTCCTCAGCGATAGGTAAATCGGCGGTGCCGGCACAGAGGACGGCGATGTGTGGCTGCTGCTCAGCGGGCAGCGGCGTCGGTTCGGCGCCTTCCACAGCGATCAACCGCGCCGTCTCGTGGTAGCGGGCTTGAGGAGCGATCTGGCGCACCGCTTCGTAGTGCCCTGCCGATGCTTTTGTCGCTATGACGGTCGCACCCGTTTGCGCCATCGCCGCGACGATGCGTTGCACCTGTTCAGGCGTTTTGTGGAGGCAGTAAACGGCTTCGGGGAAACCGCGCCGCAGGAGCCGGTGGTGGTCAATCTTGGCGAACCCCAAGTCCTCAAAAGGCAATGTCCGCAGGTGCTGTAGGGCTTCATCTACGCTCAAGTCGCCGGCTCGCACGCGTTCCAACACCTGACGCAACCGTTGAAGGAGCATGTTCATCACCCTCGGCAAGTTTGCCACGAGAGCGAGATGCTGTGCCCTTGCGTCTAAATGGGCGACAGGTAAAACTTTCCGTGAACGATGGACACTCCTCAGCGCGCGTGGGCAGGTGATTCGGAGATGCACCGCTACATCTTAGTGTGCTTCGTTGTCGGTTGGGTTTTTGCCATTGCTGGGGCACAACCTCCCGACAAGGTCACGCTGCGGTTGCATTACCAGCCGGGGCAAACTCTGGTTTACGAAGTGGATGTGGACGGGAAAATCACGGTCATCAGCGAAATCGGTGTCGCTACGGATTTGCAGTTTCGGGGCACATTGCGCCAAGAGCAGCAAGTGGAGTCTGTCGCTGAGGACGGCACCGCCGCAGTGCTGATCACGGTGAACGGCACGCTGCGGGTGGACATGGGCGGTAACCCTGCGCCCGGCACACCGACGGCTCAACAGTCCAACGAGACAACGATTCCGCAGACGAAGTTGCGGATGAAAATCGCCCCCAACGGACGCGTTTTGGAGATGCAACCCGTGCCTAGCGATAAGGCGTCCGATGGCGGCAAAGCAACGCCACCGCCAATGCTGCAAGACCCCTTTCAAGCCCTGACTCTGGGCAGCGGGGCAATCAGCCTTTTGCCCGTGTTGCTGCCCGATAAACCGGTGAAAGTGGGCGACAGTTGGGATTTGACCGGCACCGCACAGTTGCCGCTGCCCGGCGGTCGGTCGGTGCCCATCGCCATCAAAGGCATGGGTAAGTTGGCGGCGGTGCAGACCGCAAACGACCGCCCCGTCGCTGTCGCCGATGTCCGCATAGAAGCGCCCGAACTGGGCGACGCTATTGTTAAAGTGCTGCCCTTAAAGGAAATGGGCATTGACATGCAAGCCAAAGGGGGCACGACCACTAACGGTAAACATTGGTTTGACCTCGCCTCCGGGGTGTTGACCCGCAGCGAAGTTACTGCCGAAACGCAACTGTCCACGCTCATCCGTATGCCTGAAAATGTCGGTGGCAGCGTCTTGACCCTGCAATCGCGGACGACGCTGAAGACCACGACGCGCTTGGTGGAAGTTAGGGCGCCGTCTAAGCGGTGAATCGCACAAGGAGCGTGGCGGGATTGAACCGCTACTGGATGACTGCGTTGGTGCTGCTCGTGACCTTAATAAGCGCCGCACAGACGCCGCCGATCGCCCCATCCTATCACTTTGCTGTCGGGCGCGTTTTTACTTACCGTCTGCTGATCAACGGGGAAACCGAGGTGGCGGCGAACGGCGTGATGGGCACCGCGCACTTTGCAGCCACCGTAGATATTGAACAACGATGGCGCGTCGCCGGTGACCGATTAGGCTGCGATTTGACTGTGAGGGGAGGCACTTTGCGGGTGTTTTCGTCATCTGGTGAGCAAATACAACGGTTGGGTTATCTCACGCTCACCTTCATCACCACCCCGTTGGGACAACTGGTAGATGTGCAAGGCAACCGTGCCCGCTCGGTCGACGAGTTGACCGCCGAGTTGGATTTGCTGGCGACGGCGTTGGCAAGTTTGCTCGTGCCCTTTCCCCCTAACGGGGTGCAGGTCGGCGACGCTTGGCAAGCGACCCATCGCTTGGGCGCTCAACCGGCGTTAGCGACAGTGCAATGCGTTGACTTTGAACCTCAACGCAACGCCATCAAGTTGCGGCTCCGATACACATTGCCGATGGATACGCTCATAGACCCTCGCTTGCGCGCACAGTGGCAGTTCAATGCCCGCTATTCAGCCGAGAGCGACATTTTGTTTAGCGTCACCGAAGCGCGGGTGTTATCGGCGGCGGGGACGATGCGATTAGAAGCCACATGGCAACTCCCCATGGCTGCGGTCTCGCCCCCTGAGCCGACCCAAGAGACTGCCCCCACACCCGACTCCGCTGCGCCGAACGAACCAGGGCAAAACCATCCTTCGGAACCGTCCAATGAAGGGACAGCACCGCCTGCCCCTTCACCGTCGATGCCCCCCTTTACCTTTCGGATGCGGGTAGACGCTAAATTTGATTTGCTGCCCGCGCGATAGCCGCGACAGCGCTGAAAAAAATCGGCGCGTGCGCCTTTACAGGCACACTGAACTGCCAAGGGTCATTGCGGCAACGACACTGCCCCTCTTTTTAGGCGTTGAACGCAATTGGGGAGGGATGGGTAATGATCGGCGATTTCGTGTTAGCGTTCGGAATGGGTGTGCGTTTAGCCGCGTTGGTGTTGATCGTCGCCCTCGTCGGCGCCGCTATCATCGGACGGTTATGGGAAGGGGAATTAACCGGCAGCCATGCCGCTATCGCACTGTTGTTTGTGGCGGGTTTGTTGATCGGGGTCGTTTTGCTTTGGAACAGCCCGTGGGTGTTTGCCCTCTTTCTGGTTGCCGCAGGGTTGGCGGCGTTGTGGTGGATGGCACAAGCAGCTACAGAGCATCACTTGCTCGCCCAAATGCGTGCGGAAGAGGAACAGCGCTATCGAGCAGCTGTTGCCCGCGACCCCCGCAACGCCGCTGCATGGAGTGCGCTCGGCGATTTGTATCTGGAAATGCATCGCTACGACGACGCCATCGCCTGTTACGAACGGGCAGTGAGCGTCGTTCCGCACGCCGCCGAGGAGCACCGCAAATTGCAGCGTGCCCGTCGTCTCAAAGAGGACGCTATGCGCCACCAGCGCCGTTGCCCCTCTTGTCACTCGCCCCTCCCTGTTCTCGCCGTCGTTTGCCCGCAGTGCGGCGAAGAAATCAGCGCGCCGGTATGGGTGTATGCGTTGGCGGCGTTGAAAGACCGCACAGCGTTGCGAAAAACACTGCTGGCATTTCTCATCGCTTTCCCGACGGTAACTTTCTGGCTGGCGCTCCTGTTCGCTTTAGCACCGCCCGGTCGCGCTTTTTTGGTTCTGGTCACCCTCGCGGCGATTGCCATCGTCGTGCTTGTAGAGTCGCGGGGTTAGCCGTAGTTGAGGCGAATATTGCCCATTGCCACTGGCGTGCTATCATGCTTCGGCGGCCGGCACAGAACGAGGGGGGTGTTTTGCGATGGCTGTCACCGTTGAAGC
This window of the bacterium HR17 genome carries:
- the pilT_1 gene encoding Twitching mobility protein; protein product: MVDLEKLIRYAMEVSASDIFLKVGTPPCMRVHGKVYRLNAPPLTVNDLKEIAGAILTEDQMAAFEKRHELDMGFTFPGVCRFRVNVYQQRGSLAIVMRVLPLRIRTVEELNLPIVLKRLVTDPSYPGYATQGLVLVTGPTGSGKSTTLAAMLDLINQTRQCHIVTIEDPIEYVYEDKMSIVSQREVGYDTASFTEALKYVLRESPDVILIGEMRDVETFNAALMAAETGHLVFSTVHTPSASETMERIVNMFPPHERREVCLRLSRSLLAIVSQKLVPRMDGKGRLPAVEYMVVTPTVAKEIEEGRTGNLYSLMAKDKQEGGYWGMQTMNQALEDYVRQDLITPETALRASTNPSEMRHILHRVLEEKRRKAEEAQRQQQRATLLRGPQQGANG
- the purE_1 gene encoding N5-carboxyaminoimidazole ribonucleotide mutase, producing the protein MLLQRLRQVLERVRAGDLSVDEALQHLRTLPFEDLGFAKIDHHRLLRRGFPEAVYCLHKTPEQVQRIVAAMAQTGATVIATKASAGHYEAVRQIAPQARYHETARLIAVEGAEPTPLPAEQQPHIAVLCAGTADLPIAEEAALTAEYAGCRVSRVVDVGVAGIHRLLDHRAVLETAQVLVVVAGMEGALPSVVAGLMWQPVIAVPTSVGYGANFHGLSALLTMLNACAPGIAVVNIDNGFGAGYLAALIGRMAKGAL